The genomic stretch GGGAACGTTCACGCCATGAGCACTTGACCCCGACCGTGGCCTCGTGCTCGTCATTTAACAGACCTGCTCTGTTATACTTGGTTTGTTCCCCCCACAGACGGTCTTTTGAGGTCTAGCAACGCTACCCAAAACTTTGGTCAAGTATACAacacttgcaaaaataaaaattcaacatGCACACACAGATACTTTAGAAAAATATGCATCTCAAGTACGCGAAAGACTAATATGAATAGAATTTTACCAAAAAGGAAACCGGCCAAGATAGTCGGCAATATTCGGGTATTACAAAAATACGAGCACGCATGCCCCAAAAAGCACATAAACGGTAATCAAAGGTGGCACACATGCTGAACATAAACGGACACGCAGGCCCGAAACAAactattcttcttcttcatcctcctCTGGTGAGCCAGGAATCAGCCGCCCGTCGACAATCTTCGACCTCCGAATGACCCCCTCGGTATTTAGCCCTGGATTCAGGAACTTCAACTGATCCACCGTGATTTCGAAGTCCGCCTTACCCATGTCGAAACACTCGAGCTGTAGGGCCTCGATCTTCTCGACCAACGCAACCCGAGTTGCTGAGACCATTCACATCATCAGGCTCATCCTCAGCAACCTTCCGCTCAACCTCCAGATCCTCGACCGGTTTCTTCTTCTCTTATTTCCAATCCTCGACCTTCTCTAGCTCGTCAGTCTTCTTCTTCAGCTTATCCTTGGACACGCTGAGGGCGACCTCCACCTTCCAGAGCTTATCCTCTGCAGCCTTCAAGGCGTCTTGGGCCTTCTTCAGGTCGGCCACTGAGACCGTTCCTCCCCGTGCCAAGATCTGCGCCATCACCAGCACCGGCATCATAGAAGCGCCATCGCCAGCAAGTTGCTTTACGCGAGCGCTGGGGTCCATTTGCTCGATCTTCTGGCTTTCGGTCGGAGGCACGCTCAAAGGAAATCGGTCGAAGTAGTCAGGCTCAGAGAAACAGGGGGCATCAAAAAAACCCTCTCTTGACCCTCCTCCAAGACGATATCAACATCCCCGTCACGATGCCTCTTTCCCGGCTGTTTTCATTCCCGGCGGTTTCCTGGTCGAGGTTGACGACGGTACGAGGGGAACCATTGTTATTACTCGCTTGTTGCCCGATCCTGGTCAACTTTTTCCTCGGTCTCTTGTTATCCTGCGCCAATTTTAGAAGTTTTTCGTTGGTCGTCGCCATGCTatctgcaaaataaaacaaaccggtTAGCACAAGACAATAAATAactacaaaacaaagaaaaaatcgAACAACCTAGCAGAGCCCTAGCCTCCTCGACCGTCGTGCAATCAAGAAGGGCCTTGGTATTTATGGCTCGGGCTTCCCAAACAGTTTTATCATGTTCGTCAACCACCGGGTCTCTGGCCCTCGTCACCCATTGAGCCAACGTGGAACCTTCTACATATCGACACATGACAACATAAGTTGATATGTCCTGATCATCCAGGTCCTCGTCATCATAGGCATAGTCCTTGGGGTTGTGGAGGTAATGCACTCTCCACCACCTAAAGGGGAGTAACGACGTCAACTTGGTCTTAACCTGGCCATACTCGTCAAGGACCCTCCGACCATCCTCGTCGGTGACGGAAACCATCCTCAAGACTGAATTATACGCTCTTTCGCTCTCGGGACGGACCAAgtaatatttgtatttaaaatcCTTGACAGAATCCACAAACATCTTAAAAATCCTACAGTCGATATTTAGGAAAGAGACCCAACTGTGTCGTCCCCCGGCTGATTGTTGTTGAATACGGAAACAACGAAAGAACAACGACATTGTGGCCCCGACGCGCAGATAATCGCACACGATCTTGAACGCTTGCATAAAATAAAAAGCATTCAGATGTAGTTGAGAAAGCGCCAGATTAAGGTTCGCCAATAGTGCAATTTGGAAGCTGGAGAAGGAGAGCCCGGAATCCAACTTCCTTGAAGATATACTCGTACATAGCAAACCAATCCCCTGAAAAGGCAGAACATATCTGGTCGGTGGAGAGCGGGCAAATGACGGCCCAATTCCTTGGGCTACGTGGTCCCCTCTCTTCGATCACCCGAAAATTACCCGGGGGCGAAACACAAATGTCCTGAAGGGACCCTTAAACATTTCCAGGGGCTTTTCGCAAACAACCCGAGGAGCCCCCTCTTCGCGCAGATTCCCCTACAAATTTCCAAGGACCTCTTGAAGATTCTATCCTAGGTCACGACTAAGGGAATAAACCTATCGGGGATAAGCTTCCCCGGAACACAGAAGAAACCCTAGGTGCGCAAATCTAACTAACCAGAAGGTTTTAGCAACGTACCTGATGGATTCATTGTGAAGAAGAGATGGGCGTGCGATGGAACCTCGTTGAGTTTTGACGCAGCAGAGAGAGAGCAGGGAAAATCAATGAGAATCCGGAGCGTAAAACCCCAAATGAGGGTTTTGCCCCCTTTTTTTAGACTTCTGCACGGAAGGCGAAGCGTCATGACGATTGACACGCCTCCCCTTAAGCGCCGCCACCATCATACCCTAGTCCCTAGGTTATTATTACTGTTTTAATAGGTTGCCACATCAGCGCGTGTCTGCCACATACGGCCGTCCACCTTTCCTCACGTGCTCGTCTCGTCCTAGATTTCTCGACGAGAACCGACGGAAACGACACTGGACAGATATAAAGTCACAGCTTCCTGCCCAGAAActatgacttggggggctccctGTTATGGACTGGGTCGGTGCCAGGACCAATTGGACTAAGGCCCAAATCTCTCTCAGCCCATGGGACATTCCTCCCCGGCACGTGGCCTGGGCACGTCAATTGAACCGAATGCTCGTCAGCCTTGCATGAGCACGCGACCATCTGCCAATCGACTTCGCTAACCCTCAGTCGGGCAGGATAGGACTCGAGCACTGCCACCTGCTCGACGTCGGGCAAACGCTCCCTGAAGCACTTTCGTCTACTCCTTCAGTCGGGGACCTCCTTCTCGTAGGGTTCCTTCATTCTCAATCCTCTGGATTAAACGGAGTCCACGCGCTCCCTGAAACACCCACCCCAGCTCACTAAAGATCCAGCCTATTGCAGGCCACAAATATCCATCTGATCAGATAAGATcagtaattaatttatattttaacttttatGAAAACCaaccatatttattttttacatacAATCTTTTATGGAGGTCACGAAAAAAATAATctcttttataatattatttttaattattgggTAAAATATTCTTTGGACAAAATTGATGTGTATGTAActaatattttactaattaaggataaaaaatatttgtattgcatgttcatatatttaatttaaatgttaACTTTCCTGGtatttctaaaaaattaaaatatatttaaatagtaattaatttatattttaacgtTTGTGAAAATCaaccatatttattttttacaatctTTTATGGAAGTGACGAAAAAGGATGAACctcatttataatattatttttaattattaggtAAAATATTCTTTGTACAAAATTGATGTGTACGTAATTAATATTCtattaataaagaataaaaaatatttatactgcatgtacatatatttaatttaaattttaacttttctGGTAACCCGTcagatttataaaaaaataaaatatattgaaatagtaattaatttataatttaacttTTATGAAAACCAAccaaatttatttttcataatcatttatggAGGTGACGCAAAAAGATGAATCTCatttatattactatttttaattattgggTAAAATATTCTTTGTACAAAATTGATGTGTACTTAATTAACATTCTACTGATTAaggataaaaaattatttatactgcatgtatatatatttaatttaaattttaacttttctTGTAACTAGCcagatttataaaaaattaaaatatatttaaatagtaattaatttatattttaacttttatGAAAACCgatcatatttatttttcacaATCTTTTATAGAGGTGACGAAAAAGGGTGAATCTTATTTATAATCCTATTTTTAATTATTGGATAAAATATTCTTTGTACGAAATTGATGTGTATGTAATTAATATTCTACTAATTAAGGATTAAAAAATTTTATTCTGCATgtacatatatttaatttaaattttaacttttctGGTAACCCGCCagatttattttttacaatctATTATGGAAGTGTCAAAAAAGGATTAATTTcacttaaaataataattttaatttccgGGGGAAATAATCTTAGAATCAAATTGGCGCATAATTATTATTCtaataattaagaataaaaataattattacaccaatataattttaatttaacggTTAGAAATATCCACTTAGTGACTCATGATTGTTTCTTAAAATAGTTTCCTCCTATTTttgttaataaataattttttattttatcaaattataatttgattttcacataaaattaaaaagatcTCTCCTACTTTTTCGAACAATTAAATTActcttattttttaaaagaaaacattgttgttaaaaaaacttgattctaaatatttaaaaaaaaaaatcattattcaaagttaaaaaaaaagctATCTCatgtaaataataaatttttttaatttttaaatataattcaaaataatacTAAAAATGTGTAAAACAAGATACAAAACTATATATTGAATAATTAGTACATAATAATAGTTGTgagtaaaatataatattatttttaaaaatattgaaatttgtttaattaaaaaattatatttttattaagaaatATTAGAAATCACGTATTTCAAAAAAgtattaatatttcttaaaactacgtaattttatatatttcttattaacaaatgttatttttcattaaatattgtttattctcaattttaaacaaatcaagttcattaataaaataaaattacattcaATTCACTTAATGTTATTAATCTTTTCAAAAAaagtaatgttttttttaatatttattaataaaaacattatttttaaattaaaaaaatatttttttctgaactttaaacaaattttagtattttatttaaataaaattatattttatttacttattttacactacaaaattgatatatttataaaaatcattcaaagtcgtataatataaaaataaataacaaataatgAGTAATGATTAACccgaaaaaatatatatgaagtgAATAATAAAAGAGttaaattttctattatttttaaaaaaaatcattttatatatatatttttttaattctcaaCAAAAAATTTAtgtattcattatttaattttttatacacattttcaacattattttatattctatttaaaattggTACAATTTCAGTATTTACTTTAaataatagaatatgattttatataaagaaaataaaaaagtaaatttgttttaaaataaaaagaagtttttttctaagaagcttgattggttttataaaaattatttagaatcatgttttctttttaaaaaaaaatatttagaatcaagttttcttttttaaaatgaaGAGTAATTTAATTGTTAGAAAAAGTAGGAGagatctttttaattttatatttttatgtgaaaaataaattatgatttgataaattaaaaaattatttattactaaaaataggAGGAAACTATTTTAAGAATTAATCATGAGTCACTAAGTGGGTATTTCTAGCCATtagattaaaatcatatcaaagGTTATAAATGAGTGTAACTATTAGTATAATATTATGAATTAAAATCTATCTAAATTTATCAATTTAACTTTTATGGTTTTTTACAATCCTCTATGAAAATGGAAAAAAGGGatgaatgatatttttaatttaaaggaaAATATCCTTAGTACATAATTGATATGGACAAAAACTAAATCTcatattttttgtaaataaatttaatGTTGTCTTTTTCTAGTTGATATCAAATCTCATACATTTGAAATTCATGGCTATATATTTTAAAGAAGACTCAAGTATAAATCAACAACTCATCCAAATAAGAGCGTTACATTTCTAACATTTCCATCCAATTTTCCTGAGGACTGAGGAGTTAAGGAGAAGAGGTATTATCTtaaatcattttatttatttgcttaacaaattttatttttgaattgctaTTGTTTGTTGAATATTTTGTGAAATGTATAAAACTCTATAATTATTCTTTTGTTAGAAATGAGTAGTCTTTTGTTATCCAATTAAACTATTATAAATTTAGATCGTTGAATTGCTTATTACAAATGTTATATTTAAAGGATCTCTTGTTTGATATtaacaatttttttctctctagatattttaaaatattaataaacattAGTTTAGTTAGACCATTTTAATTTGACTAAGCGAGTTTCAAAATATTATCATATTACATTGAATTGAGAATACATTGTTGATGGTATATTTTACTGAGCAGAGTCATAATctatatttttatgattaattttattgatttggtTTTTCTTATAAGTTTTAGTTTGAAATATACAATTTTTAatgtattaattaataatttgtgCAGAAACATTAAACAATGAAGAGAAGAAGCTCCGCTAATGGAATATCCATCCAAGTTTTGTGCTATGATATTTTGATCCAAATTTTCATGAAACTTAATGTCGATGAACTTTCAATTGCTTCTATGGTGTGCAAATCATGGAACCAAATTTGCCGTGACCCTTTACTATGGGCTAAGATTGATCTATCTCGATTAAACCCTAATATTTTTAGTAATATACCTATATTGCAAGGAACTTGGAGGGAAGATACAAATTCAAGATATAAATTGATGAAATTCTTGAATTATGCTCTAAGTTTAAGCAATTATAATACAAATTGCTTAAAACTGAACTTCTTTGCATATTTGTCTGATGCACAATTAACCTATGTAGCTGAAAGGTATTATTTTTAAGTCATCCTTTTTTCTTGACAACTAATAATAATGTAGGACTAGCTATTaatattttcatgattttttttttgctcATTTAGGGATTGTGTAACAAATATatctttttgaattaaatttcTGATGTTAATAATTTTGTGGATTTAAATATTTTCTGCCATATAagttttatagtattttaatgtgttttatttgttttgtagGACACCAAATCTAAAGCAGTTAGTACTTCCTCTTAATGTAAGCTTATCCACATCTGGAATAGAAAGTGCGATGAAAACATGGAGAGGCCTTGAATCCATAACTATTACCTCAAGGATTACATCAAGTCGCATTTTTTCCGCCATTAGTAAAAATTGCAAGAACATTTATAAACTAAAATTCACTTGCAACTTTGAAATATGTCATGCAGACCTCATGGTTATATACACCCCAAATTTGAAGGTCTTAAGTGTTCGTAATATTATGGTGAACTTTAAAGCTCTATGTAAAATACTCAATAACTTAGAAAAATTAGAGGTGGTAAATATCTGTCAT from Vicia villosa cultivar HV-30 ecotype Madison, WI linkage group LG4, Vvil1.0, whole genome shotgun sequence encodes the following:
- the LOC131598351 gene encoding F-box/LRR-repeat protein At3g48880-like; the protein is MKRRSSANGISIQVLCYDILIQIFMKLNVDELSIASMVCKSWNQICRDPLLWAKIDLSRLNPNIFSNIPILQGTWREDTNSRYKLMKFLNYALSLSNYNTNCLKLNFFAYLSDAQLTYVAERDCDTKSKAVSTSS